The Armatimonadota bacterium genome window below encodes:
- a CDS encoding glycyl-radical enzyme activating protein: protein MTTGTIFDIQRFCTHDGPGIRTVVFLKGCWLDCAWCHNPESKSSRRELFYTPQLCIGCAKCVSACPEGAHLMTEEGHAFDRSLCRACMICAEVCYARALEVAGREMTADDVIAEVEKDRVFYEESGGGLTLSGGEPLCQFEFTRAILEGARYGVPPSLDMLRYSRLGGADPGNSTDSPECSHSECIEGRPALHTCVETCGFGPSRHFLEMVPLVDLFLWDVKDTDEARHQANTGVPLAPILKNLRLVDEAGGVTILRCLLIAGVNLDERHLDRLADIYRSLRNCRWIELLSYHPLGDSKYLRLGIERAPNPFREPTSEQMEAAKEYLIERHDITAL, encoded by the coding sequence TTGACTACCGGAACTATCTTCGACATCCAGCGATTCTGCACGCACGACGGTCCGGGCATCCGGACCGTCGTCTTCCTCAAGGGCTGCTGGCTCGACTGTGCCTGGTGTCACAACCCTGAATCGAAAAGCAGCCGCCGTGAGCTGTTCTACACGCCGCAGCTCTGCATCGGATGCGCGAAGTGCGTCTCTGCCTGTCCCGAGGGCGCGCACTTGATGACTGAGGAGGGTCACGCCTTCGATCGTTCCCTCTGCCGGGCCTGCATGATCTGTGCCGAGGTATGCTACGCCAGGGCCCTCGAGGTCGCGGGCCGGGAGATGACCGCCGACGACGTGATAGCCGAGGTCGAGAAGGATCGCGTCTTCTACGAGGAGTCCGGCGGCGGACTGACCCTGTCCGGCGGAGAGCCGCTGTGCCAGTTTGAGTTCACTCGTGCGATACTTGAGGGAGCTAGGTATGGTGTGCCACCGTCTCTCGATATGCTTCGCTACTCGAGACTGGGCGGTGCAGACCCCGGGAACAGCACCGACAGCCCTGAGTGCTCGCATAGCGAGTGTATCGAAGGGCGGCCTGCGCTGCACACCTGCGTCGAGACCTGCGGCTTCGGGCCGTCCCGGCACTTCCTGGAGATGGTCCCGCTGGTGGACCTCTTTCTATGGGACGTCAAGGACACCGACGAGGCGCGCCACCAGGCGAATACCGGGGTGCCGCTCGCACCGATATTGAAGAATTTGCGTCTGGTCGATGAAGCGGGCGGCGTTACGATTCTTCGGTGCCTCCTGATCGCCGGCGTCAACCTGGATGAGCGGCACCTCGACCGGCTGGCCGATATCTACCGGTCACTACGCAACTGCCGGTGGATCGAACTGCTTTCGTACCATCCTCTCGGTGACTCCAAGTACCTCCGCCTGGGAATTGAACGTGCCCCAAACCCGTTCCGCGAGCCGACCTCCGAGCAGATGGAGGCCGCGAAGGAGTACCTGATCGAACGGCACGATATCACGGCGCTGTAA